In Methanosarcina barkeri MS, a single window of DNA contains:
- a CDS encoding UPF0228 family protein, translating into MSKISKVIAVFSSVLALIILGGLFTSAPVDTKAPVDTKMSVQEKQVAGFFIEFEEGTTEPEVKAILENCNMTINTIDYNSDIMPSRYYMILDRDKTINIEELVDDINLTGPVRKGSNYILTVTEQAIQDKNFLAILEKNNLPMKKSVYCYIGLEDESKNGGIPEKDAFQIANELERNEKVLTASPDTKVYHLLIEFEDGTTEPEVKAILEKYNMTMNTIEYNSDLQPERYYLKVDADKRMGVRDELRKDENWTDHIYFNHDIKKGNSYIITVTEQAIQDENFLAILEKDNLQVKNSVLCCITLGDGAKNWIWESDERKIENELKMNEKVLTVVFSGST; encoded by the coding sequence TTGAGTAAAATCAGTAAAGTAATTGCTGTTTTTAGCAGTGTTCTAGCTCTTATAATACTCGGGGGGTTGTTTACAAGTGCACCAGTTGACACAAAGGCACCAGTTGATACGAAAATGTCAGTTCAAGAAAAACAAGTAGCTGGCTTTTTTATTGAATTTGAAGAGGGGACTACTGAGCCTGAAGTTAAAGCCATTCTTGAAAACTGCAACATGACTATAAACACCATAGATTACAATTCTGATATTATGCCAAGTAGGTACTACATGATATTAGATAGAGATAAAACAATAAATATAGAGGAATTGGTAGATGATATAAACTTGACTGGCCCTGTAAGAAAAGGAAGTAATTATATATTAACGGTAACGGAACAAGCTATTCAGGATAAAAATTTCCTCGCAATACTGGAAAAAAACAATCTTCCAATGAAAAAATCCGTATATTGTTATATTGGTTTAGAAGATGAATCTAAGAATGGTGGTATTCCAGAGAAAGATGCATTCCAAATTGCAAATGAGCTTGAAAGAAATGAAAAGGTGCTGACCGCATCTCCAGATACGAAGGTATATCATTTATTAATTGAATTTGAAGATGGAACCACCGAGCCTGAAGTTAAAGCCATTCTTGAAAAATACAACATGACTATGAACACCATAGAATATAATTCTGACCTTCAGCCAGAAAGGTACTACCTAAAGGTAGACGCAGATAAAAGAATGGGCGTAAGAGATGAATTGAGAAAAGATGAAAATTGGACTGATCATATATATTTTAACCATGATATCAAAAAAGGAAATAGTTATATAATTACGGTAACTGAACAAGCTATTCAGGATGAAAATTTCCTTGCAATACTGGAGAAAGATAATCTTCAAGTGAAAAACTCCGTCCTATGTTGTATTACTCTTGGGGATGGAGCTAAGAATTGGATTTGGGAGAGCGATGAAAGAAAAATAGAAAACGAGCTTAAAATGAATGAGAAGGTATTGACTGTAGTATTTTCCGGCAGTACCTAA
- a CDS encoding C39 family peptidase, with the protein MRTRNDSGIGMLILAILLVGMMLVPTVNAQEENSHSVTAEEAFKHANTRMIRFIATDTEKFGSWKGASIDPKPLELYDINGQKLYYQFSVYENNKTIGKIDVGANKTLGQPIQVIEFNPIPFNMTEVMEKSIETAKSNYPTGEIKSTKMVVYSYPKIGAMTVVKDKTTGDEHRIFVDAYTLDVVPDEPTTETKLGVCSIYEQKSKNEIDENLKKWQKSDELTKSIEHAATIKGININMPVTEEDIKKLSDDTTIVGRSTSYYLDTTLYGQENDHYCAPACGQMIADYYDVFHTQDYIYQKMGPGYTTGGNVINNNQLNYYKPSNGLNKPNSAYVTVFTFSQAVSEINNNRPFVSIRDSHSRVCSGYLSNYPEYLLAIDDPLPEDYGYSYMETFGSEDYRVYVRS; encoded by the coding sequence ATGAGAACAAGAAATGACTCAGGAATAGGTATGCTAATTTTAGCAATACTGCTGGTTGGTATGATGTTAGTACCAACTGTTAATGCACAGGAAGAAAACAGTCATAGTGTAACTGCAGAGGAAGCCTTTAAGCATGCAAATACGCGCATGATAAGGTTTATAGCAACCGATACAGAAAAATTTGGAAGCTGGAAAGGGGCATCTATTGATCCCAAACCACTGGAGCTTTATGATATAAATGGTCAAAAATTGTATTATCAATTTTCAGTATATGAAAATAATAAAACAATAGGTAAAATCGATGTTGGTGCCAATAAAACACTGGGGCAGCCAATCCAAGTCATCGAATTTAACCCGATACCGTTTAACATGACTGAAGTTATGGAAAAGTCAATCGAAACTGCTAAAAGCAATTACCCAACTGGAGAAATCAAATCAACTAAGATGGTTGTATATAGCTATCCCAAAATAGGGGCAATGACCGTAGTAAAAGACAAGACTACAGGAGACGAACATCGGATATTTGTGGATGCATATACCCTTGATGTGGTACCAGATGAGCCTACAACTGAAACAAAACTTGGAGTCTGCTCAATCTATGAACAAAAGTCAAAGAATGAAATAGACGAGAATTTGAAAAAGTGGCAAAAAAGTGATGAGCTTACTAAATCTATAGAACATGCAGCAACTATTAAGGGAATTAATATTAATATGCCAGTCACTGAAGAAGATATCAAAAAACTTAGTGACGACACAACAATAGTGGGAAGAAGTACAAGTTATTATCTCGATACTACTTTATATGGGCAAGAAAATGATCATTACTGTGCTCCAGCATGTGGCCAAATGATTGCTGATTATTATGATGTATTTCATACCCAAGATTATATATATCAAAAGATGGGCCCAGGTTATACTACTGGCGGGAATGTCATTAATAATAATCAGTTAAATTACTATAAACCATCCAATGGATTAAATAAACCTAATTCAGCATATGTTACAGTCTTTACGTTTAGTCAAGCGGTTTCTGAAATTAATAATAATAGACCCTTCGTAAGTATAAGAGATAGTCACTCTAGAGTTTGTAGTGGATACTTAAGTAATTACCCGGAATATTTATTGGCAATCGACGATCCATTACCTGAGGATTATGGTTATTCTTATATGGAAACGTTTGGTTCAGAAGATTACCGTGTATATGTGAGGAGTTAA